The Microbacterium sp. KUDC0406 genome includes a window with the following:
- a CDS encoding LCP family protein, whose protein sequence is MGLRRTRPILRHGPQRTPRAFGQLMSMIGIVLAVVLVSTAGVVAFVVTHLASTAAENSVALEGEQDLPPDIGGYKGGFTVLLTGVDKCEKDIAKLFGDRCSDKEQSGKLNDVTLLVHVSNEPRRVTVVSFPRDMMVRQPACTDDDGAEHAETSRAAMNEAYGRGGLNCVAKTVSELSGQKVTFAASVTFGGVIEITNAIGGVEVCLARSIDDPNTGLQLKAGTHSLKGLQALNFLRTRHGLVGGSDLSRIGNQQQYMSSLVRKTTSAEVLGNVATVLRLATIGLERSQFSDNLDPMRIAQIGLALKDVPPSDYVFLQYPVFDDPSNSSRVVPDEDSADEMWAAIAENRLLQVTHERGDGEGVVDAPGQTPAPTASTAPTPSATGGAVALPPNVKGQSADARTCSNGNGR, encoded by the coding sequence GTGGGACTGAGGAGAACGCGGCCGATCCTGCGGCACGGACCGCAGCGCACGCCCCGGGCATTCGGGCAGTTGATGTCGATGATCGGCATCGTGCTCGCCGTCGTGCTGGTGAGCACCGCCGGCGTGGTCGCGTTCGTCGTCACGCACCTGGCGAGCACCGCGGCCGAGAACTCGGTGGCGCTCGAGGGGGAGCAGGACCTGCCGCCGGACATCGGCGGTTACAAGGGCGGCTTCACCGTGCTGCTGACGGGCGTGGACAAGTGCGAGAAGGACATCGCGAAGCTCTTCGGCGACCGGTGCAGCGACAAGGAGCAGAGCGGCAAGCTCAATGACGTGACTCTGCTCGTGCACGTGTCGAACGAGCCGCGGCGGGTCACTGTGGTGAGCTTTCCGCGCGACATGATGGTCCGGCAGCCCGCGTGCACCGACGACGACGGCGCCGAGCACGCCGAGACGAGCCGTGCGGCGATGAACGAGGCGTACGGCCGCGGCGGGCTGAACTGCGTCGCCAAGACGGTCTCCGAGCTGAGTGGCCAGAAGGTCACGTTCGCGGCATCCGTGACCTTCGGCGGCGTGATCGAGATCACGAACGCGATCGGCGGCGTCGAGGTCTGCCTGGCGAGGTCGATCGACGACCCGAACACCGGCCTGCAGCTGAAGGCCGGGACGCACTCCCTGAAGGGCCTGCAGGCCCTGAACTTCCTGCGCACCCGGCACGGTCTGGTCGGCGGCAGCGATCTGAGCCGCATCGGCAACCAGCAGCAGTACATGTCGAGCCTGGTGCGCAAGACGACCAGCGCCGAAGTGCTCGGCAACGTCGCCACGGTGCTCCGTCTGGCGACGATCGGGCTGGAGCGCTCGCAGTTCAGCGACAACCTCGACCCGATGCGGATCGCCCAGATCGGTCTCGCGCTGAAGGACGTGCCGCCCTCGGACTACGTGTTCCTGCAGTACCCGGTCTTCGATGACCCGAGCAACAGCAGCAGGGTGGTCCCCGACGAGGATTCGGCCGATGAGATGTGGGCGGCGATCGCGGAGAACCGGCTGCTGCAGGTCACGCACGAGCGCGGCGACGGCGAGGGTGTGGTGGATGCTCCGGGGCAGACGCCGGCGCCGACGGCCTCCACGGCGCCGACGCCCTCGGCGACGGGCGGTGCGGTGGCGCTGCCGCCGAACGTCAAGGGGCAGAGCGCCGATGCGCGGACCTGCTCCAACGGCAACGGACGCTGA
- a CDS encoding LCP family protein, with protein sequence MSESSTPRRPLARHGQQTTPSFVGQLLKIVGIFAAVVLVSGFAVAGYVVYGLTSTVQANAVELEGQKSVPPDIGAYEGGFNLLLTGVDTCEAKYAHLLGDRCEGRENEGTLNDVNLLVHVSAEPRRVTAVSFPRDMMVPIPSCTDEKGRVSSAMSKQPLNSAWAYGGLSCVAKTLSELTGEDIQFAASVTFGGVIEITNAIGGVDVCLANPIKDKYTGLDMTAGNHTVVGLEALQFLRTRHGVGDGSDLGRIGNQQQYMSSLARKMMSSETLGNIPVMLKLADTAVHNLKTSTTLADPMKLVQIGLALKDVPLNDIVFVQYPTGTDPDNANKVVPDYDDAEEMWAAISANKQLEITHQNTKNDGVVVEDAPEATAPPATADPSATPTPEQVAQLPSSVKGNSAAQQTCSNGNVRR encoded by the coding sequence TTGAGCGAGTCGAGCACGCCGCGGCGACCCCTCGCCCGTCATGGTCAGCAGACGACCCCGTCGTTCGTCGGCCAGCTGCTGAAGATCGTCGGCATCTTCGCCGCCGTCGTCCTGGTCAGCGGCTTCGCCGTCGCCGGATACGTGGTCTACGGCCTCACCAGCACGGTGCAGGCCAACGCCGTCGAGCTCGAGGGACAGAAGTCCGTGCCGCCGGACATCGGCGCCTACGAGGGCGGCTTCAACCTGCTGCTCACCGGTGTCGACACCTGTGAGGCCAAGTACGCGCACCTGCTGGGGGACCGCTGCGAGGGCCGCGAGAACGAGGGCACGCTCAACGACGTGAACCTGCTGGTGCACGTCTCGGCCGAGCCTCGGCGCGTCACCGCGGTCAGCTTCCCTCGCGACATGATGGTCCCCATCCCGTCCTGCACAGACGAGAAGGGCCGGGTCAGCTCGGCGATGAGCAAGCAGCCGCTGAACTCCGCCTGGGCCTACGGCGGACTGAGCTGCGTCGCGAAGACGCTCTCCGAACTCACCGGCGAGGACATCCAGTTCGCGGCATCCGTGACCTTCGGGGGCGTGATCGAGATCACGAACGCGATCGGCGGCGTCGACGTGTGCCTCGCGAACCCGATCAAGGACAAGTACACCGGTCTGGACATGACGGCCGGCAACCACACCGTCGTCGGTCTCGAGGCGCTGCAGTTCCTGCGCACCAGGCACGGCGTCGGCGACGGCTCCGACCTCGGCCGCATCGGCAACCAGCAGCAGTACATGTCGAGCCTCGCGCGAAAGATGATGAGCAGCGAGACGCTGGGCAACATCCCCGTGATGCTGAAGCTGGCCGACACCGCCGTGCACAACCTCAAGACGAGCACGACCCTCGCCGACCCGATGAAGCTCGTGCAGATCGGACTCGCGCTCAAGGACGTGCCGCTGAACGACATCGTCTTCGTGCAGTACCCGACCGGCACCGACCCGGACAACGCGAACAAGGTCGTCCCGGACTACGACGACGCCGAGGAGATGTGGGCGGCGATCTCGGCGAACAAGCAGCTCGAGATCACGCACCAGAACACCAAGAACGACGGCGTCGTGGTCGAGGACGCCCCCGAGGCGACGGCGCCGCCGGCCACGGCCGACCCCAGCGCGACGCCGACCCCCGAACAGGTGGCGCAGCTGCCGTCGTCGGTCAAGGGCAACTCGGCCGCGCAGCAGACCTGCTCGAACGGAAACGTCCGGCGCTGA
- a CDS encoding MFS transporter: MSAVLATRPRTYRSMKAAWIPLAALCLAFFVEMVDNTLLSIALPTIGRDLGGDTTGLQWITGAYSLTFGGLLLTAGSIADRFGRRRVLQVGLGLFGVLSLGVLLVTTTNELIVLRALLGIAAAAMAPITNSLVFRLFDDDRLRMRAITLMMVVGMSGFVLGPLLGGTMLAHLPWQWLLLINAPIALVACIGVHFGVGPDTADGLTRDRLDLPGVALSILTIGLSCYALTSGVQNGWMSAPTILIVVGALVSLVLFIVRERRAASPMLDLALFRLGTVRGAALAQIGTSIAMAGVMFALVLHFQYAWGWTPMVAGLANLPIIVTMLAATPLTEWLVRRFGHRIACVIGALLLAAGLGMMAWAVEQDYLAIAIAMVVMTIGLRTVMTICAVALVGAMPENRTSMGAAMNDTAQEVGTSIGTAVVGTLIAVLVTTILPDGAWSPELVASFFRGERAIFGILAVAVGLIAGVGALTLTDSRATDEHAPAAAA, from the coding sequence ATGAGCGCAGTCCTCGCCACCCGCCCCCGCACGTATCGGTCGATGAAGGCCGCATGGATCCCTCTCGCCGCGCTCTGCCTGGCCTTCTTCGTGGAGATGGTCGACAACACGCTGCTGTCGATCGCGCTGCCCACGATCGGCCGCGATCTGGGCGGCGACACGACGGGTCTGCAGTGGATCACCGGCGCCTACTCGCTGACGTTCGGCGGGCTGCTGCTGACCGCGGGATCGATCGCCGACCGCTTCGGCCGCCGCCGGGTGCTGCAGGTGGGGCTGGGGCTCTTCGGGGTGCTGAGCCTCGGGGTGCTCCTGGTCACCACCACGAATGAGCTCATCGTGCTGCGCGCGCTGCTCGGCATCGCAGCGGCCGCGATGGCGCCCATCACCAACTCCCTCGTCTTCCGGCTCTTCGACGATGACAGGCTGCGCATGCGCGCGATCACCCTCATGATGGTCGTCGGCATGTCCGGATTCGTGCTCGGCCCCCTCCTCGGCGGCACGATGCTCGCGCATCTGCCGTGGCAGTGGCTGCTGCTGATCAACGCGCCGATCGCGCTCGTGGCGTGCATCGGCGTGCACTTCGGGGTCGGGCCCGACACCGCCGACGGCCTGACGCGAGACAGGCTCGACCTGCCAGGGGTGGCGCTGAGCATCCTCACGATCGGCCTGTCCTGCTACGCGCTGACCAGCGGAGTGCAGAACGGATGGATGTCTGCACCGACGATCCTGATCGTCGTCGGTGCGCTGGTGTCCCTCGTCCTGTTCATCGTCCGGGAGCGGCGGGCCGCATCTCCCATGCTCGACCTGGCTCTGTTCCGCCTCGGCACCGTTCGCGGCGCCGCTCTCGCTCAGATCGGCACATCCATCGCGATGGCCGGCGTGATGTTCGCCCTGGTGCTGCACTTCCAGTACGCGTGGGGGTGGACCCCCATGGTGGCGGGCCTGGCGAACCTGCCGATCATCGTCACCATGCTCGCTGCGACGCCGCTCACCGAATGGCTGGTGCGCCGCTTCGGGCACCGCATCGCGTGCGTCATCGGCGCTCTGCTGCTCGCCGCCGGTCTCGGCATGATGGCGTGGGCCGTCGAGCAGGACTACCTGGCGATCGCGATCGCGATGGTGGTCATGACGATCGGCCTGCGCACGGTGATGACCATCTGCGCGGTCGCCCTCGTCGGCGCCATGCCAGAGAACCGCACCTCGATGGGCGCGGCCATGAATGACACCGCTCAGGAGGTCGGCACCAGCATCGGAACGGCAGTGGTCGGCACGCTCATCGCCGTGCTCGTCACGACGATCCTGCCGGACGGCGCCTGGAGTCCTGAGCTGGTCGCCTCGTTCTTCCGCGGTGAGCGGGCGATCTTCGGCATCCTGGCCGTCGCCGTCGGTCTCATCGCCGGTGTCGGCGCGCTCACCCTCACGGACTCGCGAGCCACGGACGAGCACGCACCCGCGGCGGCCGCCTGA
- a CDS encoding TetR/AcrR family transcriptional regulator produces the protein MLTEAVAILDESGAQGLTIRALATRLGGGAASVYWYVSGRDELLDLAADSVLAGVLVDVADAASDDPLADLRTIALTLFDAIVDRPWLGAYALRDTGRQVHSLKLYERMGEQVMRLGLTPRQCFHATSAVVGFVIGTAADMGQELPDAVVSGELDQQQYLATATAQWRTLDPDEFPFIHHIVDEFAEHDDRDQFLAGLDLLLAGLELQVRRPAE, from the coding sequence GTGCTGACCGAGGCGGTGGCCATCCTCGACGAGTCCGGCGCGCAGGGACTGACGATCCGCGCACTGGCGACGCGGCTCGGCGGCGGGGCGGCGAGCGTGTACTGGTACGTGTCCGGACGGGACGAGCTGCTCGATCTCGCGGCCGACTCCGTGCTGGCCGGCGTGCTCGTCGATGTCGCCGACGCGGCATCCGACGACCCTCTCGCCGATCTGCGCACCATCGCGCTGACCCTCTTCGATGCCATCGTCGACCGTCCCTGGCTCGGTGCGTACGCTCTGCGCGACACCGGCAGGCAGGTGCATTCGCTGAAGCTCTACGAACGGATGGGCGAGCAGGTGATGCGCCTCGGGCTCACCCCGCGCCAGTGCTTCCACGCCACCTCGGCCGTCGTCGGCTTCGTGATCGGCACAGCCGCCGACATGGGTCAGGAGCTGCCTGACGCCGTCGTCTCCGGAGAGCTCGATCAGCAGCAGTACCTCGCGACGGCGACCGCGCAGTGGCGTACGCTCGACCCGGACGAATTCCCCTTCATCCACCACATCGTCGACGAGTTCGCCGAGCACGACGACCGCGACCAGTTCCTGGCCGGCCTCGATCTTCTGCTGGCCGGCCTCGAGCTGCAGGTGCGGCGCCCCGCCGAATAG
- a CDS encoding HAD family hydrolase, producing the protein MVCSNGAVTMRRVSGDWQRWHVETFDPTQVLDLLGARLPDARYMVELESGLRLFTEQLDDWTLDGARQVPFAELSAEPVSRVVVVAPGRDEQYFHDLVAEVGLNEVSYAIGWTAWLDIAPQGVDKGTAMERVRGRLDHASDRVLVAGDGRNDLGMFGWSLGGGGRAVAMGQAPDVVKDAAGEITATVEEGGLALALDSLLVAAH; encoded by the coding sequence GTGGTGTGCTCGAACGGCGCCGTGACCATGCGTCGTGTCAGCGGCGACTGGCAGCGCTGGCACGTCGAGACGTTCGACCCTACTCAGGTGCTCGATCTGCTCGGCGCGCGGTTGCCGGATGCCCGGTACATGGTCGAACTCGAGTCCGGGCTGCGTCTGTTCACCGAGCAGCTCGACGACTGGACCCTCGACGGTGCGCGGCAGGTGCCGTTCGCAGAGCTCTCCGCCGAGCCCGTCTCGCGCGTGGTCGTCGTCGCCCCGGGACGGGATGAGCAGTACTTCCACGACCTGGTGGCCGAGGTGGGCCTGAACGAGGTCTCGTACGCGATCGGCTGGACCGCGTGGCTCGACATCGCTCCGCAGGGCGTCGACAAGGGCACGGCGATGGAGCGGGTTCGCGGCAGGCTCGACCACGCATCCGATCGGGTGCTCGTCGCCGGCGACGGACGCAACGACCTGGGCATGTTCGGATGGTCGCTCGGCGGTGGCGGGCGAGCGGTCGCGATGGGTCAGGCACCGGACGTCGTCAAGGACGCGGCCGGCGAGATCACTGCCACCGTCGAGGAGGGCGGCCTCGCCCTCGCCCTCGATTCGCTCCTCGTCGCCGCTCACTGA
- a CDS encoding HAD family hydrolase, protein MMPADTWLVALDVDGTILLEDETMSPGVPAAIGRLRDAGHVVTLATGRSWAAPAGIWRRSGSSRSTWCARTAP, encoded by the coding sequence ATGATGCCCGCGGACACCTGGCTCGTCGCGCTGGACGTCGACGGAACGATCCTGCTCGAGGACGAGACGATGAGTCCCGGCGTGCCCGCCGCCATCGGCCGGCTGCGCGACGCCGGCCACGTCGTCACCCTCGCGACCGGGCGCAGCTGGGCGGCACCCGCCGGCATCTGGAGGCGCTCGGGCTCGAGCCGGAGTACGTGGTGTGCTCGAACGGCGCCGTGA
- the serS gene encoding serine--tRNA ligase yields the protein MIDLALLRDEPDTVRRSQIARGNAPETVDAAIEADRSRRAAITSFEELRAEQNAFGKQVAKAPKDEKAALVAQAKQLAERVKQAQQAANEAADAASAALDRIENVIIDGVPAGGEEDFVELRRVGDIPVFDFEPRDHLEIGELLDAIDMERGAKVSGARFYFLKGIGARLEIALMNMALDKALQNGFTPMIVPTMVRPEIMQGTGFLGEHADEVYRLEAQDMYLVGTSEVPLAGYHKDEIVDLARGPLRYAGWSTCYRSEAGSHGKDTRGIIRVHQFNKLEMFVYTTAEEAEAEHLRLVGLQEEMLTALGLSYRVIDVAAGDLGSSAARKYDIEAWVPTQDAFRELTSTSNCTTYQARRLDVRHRADEGGKTQPVATLNGTLATTRWIVALLETHQQADGSVRVPEALRPYLGGLEVLTPVRDA from the coding sequence ATGATCGACCTCGCTCTGCTCCGTGACGAGCCGGACACCGTCCGGCGCTCTCAGATCGCGCGCGGGAACGCGCCCGAGACCGTCGACGCCGCGATCGAGGCCGACCGGTCGCGCCGGGCCGCGATCACGTCGTTCGAGGAGCTGCGGGCCGAGCAGAACGCCTTCGGGAAGCAGGTCGCGAAGGCCCCGAAGGACGAGAAGGCCGCTCTGGTCGCGCAGGCGAAGCAGCTCGCCGAGCGTGTGAAGCAGGCGCAGCAGGCGGCGAACGAGGCGGCGGATGCGGCGTCCGCCGCGCTCGACCGCATCGAGAACGTCATCATCGATGGCGTCCCGGCCGGCGGAGAGGAGGACTTCGTCGAGCTGCGCCGGGTGGGCGACATCCCGGTGTTCGACTTCGAGCCGCGTGACCACCTCGAGATCGGCGAGCTGCTCGACGCGATCGACATGGAGCGCGGCGCGAAGGTGTCCGGTGCCCGGTTCTACTTCCTCAAGGGCATCGGCGCGCGCCTCGAGATCGCTCTGATGAACATGGCGCTGGACAAGGCGCTGCAGAACGGTTTCACGCCGATGATCGTGCCGACCATGGTGCGACCCGAGATCATGCAGGGCACCGGCTTCCTCGGCGAGCACGCCGACGAGGTGTACCGCCTCGAGGCGCAGGACATGTACCTCGTGGGCACCAGCGAGGTGCCGCTCGCGGGCTATCACAAGGACGAGATCGTCGACCTCGCGCGCGGTCCGCTGCGGTACGCCGGCTGGTCCACGTGCTATCGCAGCGAGGCCGGGTCGCATGGCAAGGACACCCGCGGCATCATCCGGGTGCACCAGTTCAACAAGCTCGAGATGTTCGTCTACACGACCGCCGAGGAGGCCGAGGCCGAGCACCTGCGCCTGGTCGGGCTGCAGGAGGAGATGCTCACCGCGCTCGGCCTGTCGTACCGGGTGATCGACGTCGCCGCCGGCGACCTCGGCTCCAGCGCCGCCCGCAAGTACGACATCGAGGCGTGGGTGCCGACGCAGGACGCGTTCCGCGAGCTCACCTCCACGTCGAACTGCACCACTTACCAGGCGCGGCGGCTCGACGTGCGTCACCGTGCGGACGAGGGCGGGAAGACCCAGCCCGTGGCCACGCTGAACGGCACGCTCGCGACCACGCGCTGGATCGTCGCGCTGCTCGAGACGCATCAGCAGGCCGATGGCTCGGTGCGGGTGCCCGAGGCGCTGCGCCCCTATCTCGGCGGCCTCGAGGTGCTGACCCCGGTGCGCGACGCATGA
- a CDS encoding diacylglycerol/lipid kinase family protein: MSTRNARHPHAALVFNPVKVDEKRLHAALKTASRRHGWSSPKFYGTTVEDAGQDATRRAIDDGAAAVLVAGGDGTVRAVSEAIAATGVPLSIVPSGTGNLFARNLELPLGYPERMIDAVFTGTTFPVDIGWALLTRADGSTSEHAFVVLAGMGLDAAMIANTNSNLKKQVGWVAYVDGAARSLPGAKPFRTVYQIDDRRLHTVKVQSMLFANCGALPAGIALVPDASIDDGTLDIAVIQPTGPFGWLGVWRRIWWDNSVLRRSRAGRRVLDRRGRDTSIRYLRGTSAEAAMTEPTSIELDGDEFGEAVRIRCRIDGGGLLLVLPEGHDTSRF, from the coding sequence ATGAGCACTCGAAACGCCCGGCATCCGCATGCCGCGCTCGTGTTCAACCCCGTCAAGGTCGACGAGAAGCGACTGCACGCGGCGCTCAAGACCGCTTCGAGGCGGCACGGCTGGTCGTCGCCGAAGTTCTACGGCACGACGGTCGAGGATGCCGGACAGGATGCCACCCGCCGGGCGATCGACGACGGAGCGGCGGCTGTTCTGGTCGCGGGCGGTGACGGCACCGTCCGCGCCGTCTCCGAGGCGATCGCGGCGACCGGGGTGCCGCTGTCGATCGTGCCGAGCGGAACCGGCAACCTGTTCGCCCGCAACCTCGAGCTTCCCCTGGGTTACCCGGAGAGGATGATCGACGCCGTGTTCACCGGCACGACCTTCCCCGTCGACATCGGCTGGGCGCTGCTCACCCGCGCCGACGGCAGCACCTCGGAGCACGCGTTCGTCGTGCTGGCCGGCATGGGCCTGGACGCCGCGATGATCGCGAACACGAACTCGAACCTGAAGAAGCAGGTCGGCTGGGTGGCCTACGTCGACGGCGCCGCCCGCTCGCTTCCCGGCGCGAAGCCGTTCCGGACGGTGTACCAGATCGACGACCGCCGTCTGCACACGGTGAAGGTGCAGAGCATGCTCTTCGCCAACTGCGGCGCACTGCCGGCCGGGATCGCACTCGTGCCGGATGCCTCGATCGACGACGGCACCCTCGACATCGCGGTCATCCAGCCGACCGGCCCGTTCGGCTGGCTGGGCGTCTGGCGGCGGATCTGGTGGGACAACTCCGTGCTGCGGCGCTCCCGTGCCGGGCGCCGGGTCCTCGATCGGCGCGGCCGCGACACCTCGATCCGCTATCTCCGCGGAACCTCGGCCGAGGCGGCCATGACCGAGCCGACCTCGATCGAGCTCGACGGCGACGAGTTCGGCGAGGCGGTGCGCATCCGGTGCCGCATCGACGGAGGCGGACTGCTGCTGGTGCTCCCCGAGGGGCACGACACCAGCAGGTTCTGA
- the cls gene encoding cardiolipin synthase, producing the protein MNTSNWPWWIVGAIAVIDIAIRITAIIVIPRNRRPTSAMAWLLAIFFLPEIGIVLFLLIGNPRLPRARRRKQAQINAYIDETSSHLQFGTLRPNAPEWFPPLAAMNQRLGALPIAGDNGAHLISDYQESLDEMADAIRQATEYVHVEFYILQADAATDNFFRALEEVAARGIPVRVLLDFWANRGKPRYKQTRARLDAMGADWHEMLPVQPLRGRWQRPDLRNHRKLLVVDGRIAFLGSQNVTDSSYNLRKNIKRGLHWVDLMVRVDGPIVASVNAVFLSDYYAETDRVPDGIDITRVESGSGDLDCQIVPSGPGYEAENNLRLFLGLLYGAKQKIMIVSPYFVPDEALLVAVTAAVDRGVQVELFVSEEGDQAIVYHAQRSYYEALLKAGIRIWMYRKPYILHTKTLTIDDEVAVIGSSNMDMRSFGLNLEISMLVRGEEFVSEVRAVEDEYRRLSRELTLEEWEQQPLRSTVLDNLARLTSALQ; encoded by the coding sequence ATCAACACCAGCAATTGGCCGTGGTGGATCGTCGGCGCGATCGCCGTCATCGACATCGCCATCCGCATCACCGCGATCATCGTCATCCCGCGCAACCGCCGCCCCACCTCGGCGATGGCCTGGCTGCTCGCGATCTTCTTCCTGCCCGAGATCGGCATCGTCCTGTTCCTGCTGATCGGGAACCCGAGACTGCCCAGGGCACGACGACGCAAGCAGGCGCAGATCAACGCCTACATCGACGAGACGTCCAGCCACCTGCAGTTCGGCACGCTGCGCCCGAATGCGCCGGAGTGGTTCCCGCCCCTGGCCGCGATGAACCAGCGCCTCGGTGCGCTGCCGATCGCCGGCGACAACGGCGCCCACCTCATCTCCGACTACCAGGAGTCCCTCGACGAGATGGCCGACGCCATCCGTCAGGCCACGGAGTACGTGCACGTCGAGTTCTACATCCTGCAGGCGGATGCGGCCACCGACAACTTCTTCCGCGCCCTGGAGGAGGTCGCAGCGCGAGGCATCCCGGTGCGCGTGCTGCTGGACTTCTGGGCCAACCGCGGCAAGCCGAGGTACAAGCAGACCCGTGCTCGGCTCGATGCGATGGGCGCCGACTGGCACGAGATGCTGCCGGTGCAGCCGCTGCGCGGCCGTTGGCAGCGCCCCGACCTGCGCAACCACCGCAAGCTGCTCGTCGTCGACGGTCGGATCGCCTTCCTCGGCTCGCAGAACGTCACCGACTCGTCGTACAACCTGCGGAAGAACATCAAGCGCGGGCTGCACTGGGTCGACCTCATGGTCAGGGTCGACGGCCCCATCGTCGCGAGCGTGAACGCCGTGTTCCTCAGCGACTACTACGCGGAGACCGACCGGGTGCCCGACGGCATCGACATCACCCGCGTGGAATCCGGCAGCGGAGATCTGGACTGCCAGATCGTACCGTCGGGGCCCGGATACGAGGCCGAGAACAACCTGCGGCTGTTCCTCGGTCTGCTGTACGGCGCGAAGCAGAAGATCATGATCGTCAGCCCCTACTTCGTCCCCGACGAGGCGCTGCTCGTCGCGGTCACCGCCGCCGTCGACCGCGGCGTACAGGTCGAGCTGTTCGTGTCGGAGGAGGGCGATCAGGCGATCGTCTACCACGCGCAGCGCAGCTACTACGAGGCGCTGCTGAAGGCCGGCATCCGCATCTGGATGTACCGCAAGCCGTACATCCTGCACACCAAGACGCTCACGATCGACGACGAGGTCGCGGTGATCGGCTCGAGCAACATGGACATGCGCTCGTTCGGTCTGAACCTCGAGATCTCCATGCTCGTGCGCGGCGAGGAGTTCGTCTCGGAGGTGCGCGCGGTCGAGGACGAGTACCGGCGGCTGAGCCGCGAGCTGACCCTGGAGGAGTGGGAGCAGCAGCCGCTGCGCTCGACGGTGCTCGACAACCTCGCGCGGCTCACGTCGGCGCTGCAGTAG
- a CDS encoding DUF4192 family protein, producing MDTIIKASDAAELLSLVPALAGFTPARSLVLLPFHGTRAPGVLRMDLPPGDDVEDYVDAVLELLVQVRGCDAIAVVVYTDEDATHTRDGLVLPHAVLLEHLLGCAHDEGFHIVEGLCVLPSGWSDYLEPEPALHPLDEIPPVPGLPGVDVAADQHTGASLPQADLAARQRVGLALRDLDAVLERLRCDGARLGHDENPQAIGAAVMLDDIPSFAETLLEGRTTRRRSHAPLCCGACTAPRCATPCWCNGPATRGPACVPSTRSWGTRGVERRPRPRSATSSSVVPATRIRHACAGRWKRCDTPLRARRASCDPAPWPPPHGCPGRWAGRRMRTRTCGCRSRSTPSTA from the coding sequence ATGGACACGATCATCAAGGCATCGGATGCCGCAGAACTGCTCAGTCTCGTCCCCGCACTCGCGGGCTTCACCCCGGCGCGCAGCCTGGTGCTGCTGCCGTTCCACGGCACACGGGCGCCCGGCGTGCTGCGAATGGATCTGCCACCGGGAGACGACGTCGAGGACTACGTCGACGCCGTCCTCGAGCTGCTCGTGCAGGTGCGCGGCTGCGACGCGATCGCCGTGGTCGTCTACACCGATGAGGACGCCACGCACACGCGCGACGGCCTGGTGCTGCCCCATGCGGTGCTCCTCGAGCACCTGCTCGGCTGCGCGCACGACGAGGGGTTCCACATCGTCGAGGGCCTGTGCGTGCTGCCGTCCGGGTGGAGCGACTACCTCGAACCGGAGCCCGCCCTGCATCCACTCGACGAGATCCCGCCCGTCCCCGGGCTGCCCGGTGTCGACGTCGCCGCCGACCAGCACACCGGCGCGAGCCTGCCGCAGGCCGATCTCGCCGCGCGTCAGCGTGTCGGCCTGGCGCTGCGCGATCTGGATGCCGTCCTGGAACGTCTCCGATGCGACGGCGCGCGGCTCGGCCACGATGAGAACCCGCAGGCGATCGGAGCCGCCGTCATGCTGGACGACATCCCCTCGTTCGCCGAGACGCTGCTGGAGGGGAGGACGACCCGCCGCCGTTCGCATGCGCCGCTCTGCTGTGGTGCCTGCACCGCCCCGCGCTGCGCGACGCCGTGCTGGTGCAATGGGCCAGCGACCAGGGGACCGGCGTGCGTGCCTTCGACGCGCAGCTGGGGCACGCGAGGAGTGGAGCGGAGACCCCGGCCGAGATCGGCGACATCTTCCTCGGTCGTGCCGGCGACCCGGATCCGGCACGCCTGCGCCGGGCGCTGGAAGCGGTGCGACACGCCGCTGCGTGCTCGCCGCGCGAGCTGCGACCCGGCGCCCTGGCCTCCGCCGCATGGCTGTCCTGGGCGCTGGGCCGGTCGACGCATGCGGACGCGTACCTGCGGATGTCGCAGCAGATCGACCCCGAGCACGGCCTGA